Proteins co-encoded in one Methanothermobacter sp. genomic window:
- the cobI gene encoding precorrin-2 C(20)-methyltransferase, which yields MDKGKLIGVGVGPGDSELLTIKAVKILRSVPVICAPRSSKDKPSKALSIIEDILAERDDYRLVEPVFPMTRDVNELELHWDKAARLVAIELEKGDDVAFVTLGDPSLYSTFSYLQKRIEDFGFKVEIVPGVTSFAGCAASASMTLVEGDEILVVVSRVDERFRRIISYADTCIIMKVPKHGSELENIIGEDPRAKKVISVQNCSMEDEKIYEGFMKDPNYLSTTIIKFKNREE from the coding sequence TTGGATAAGGGAAAGCTTATTGGCGTTGGTGTAGGTCCTGGGGATAGTGAACTTCTCACAATCAAGGCTGTTAAGATCCTTAGGAGCGTGCCGGTAATATGCGCGCCGAGATCTTCCAAAGATAAGCCTAGCAAGGCTCTTTCGATAATTGAAGACATATTGGCTGAAAGGGATGATTACCGGTTAGTTGAGCCAGTATTCCCCATGACGAGGGATGTTAATGAGCTTGAGCTGCATTGGGATAAGGCTGCTAGGCTTGTTGCCATCGAACTAGAAAAGGGTGATGATGTTGCATTTGTAACTCTTGGCGATCCCTCCTTGTATAGTACATTTTCTTATCTTCAAAAGCGTATAGAGGATTTTGGCTTCAAGGTCGAAATAGTGCCGGGCGTAACATCTTTTGCTGGTTGCGCCGCCAGTGCTTCCATGACATTAGTTGAAGGTGATGAGATATTAGTGGTGGTGTCACGGGTAGATGAAAGATTTAGAAGGATAATATCCTATGCCGATACTTGTATTATAATGAAAGTACCTAAGCATGGAAGTGAATTAGAGAATATAATAGGTGAAGATCCAAGGGCAAAAAAGGTGATATCTGTCCAAAATTGTAGCATGGAAGATGAAAAAATCTATGAAGGTTTTATGAAAGATCCAAATTATCTTTCAACGACAATAATAAAATTCAAAAATAGGGAAGAGTAA
- a CDS encoding thioredoxin family protein, with amino-acid sequence MSVKVEIFTSEPPCSGGRLLLKLIEEIKKEYGDKINIKIYKGPSEKTEAYDIKTTPAVVIDEDIRIIGVCPSKETLRDALREAGVS; translated from the coding sequence ATGAGTGTGAAAGTTGAAATTTTCACATCAGAGCCGCCATGTTCTGGAGGTCGCTTACTACTAAAACTCATAGAGGAAATAAAAAAAGAATATGGAGACAAGATCAACATTAAAATATACAAAGGTCCTAGTGAAAAAACAGAAGCTTACGATATAAAAACAACCCCAGCAGTGGTCATAGACGAAGATATTCGAATAATTGGCGTCTGTCCAAGCAAAGAAACCCTAAGGGATGCTTTGAGAGAGGCGGGAGTATCCTAA
- a CDS encoding thioredoxin family protein has product MVKIEIFTAEPPCPGCLKLLELADKIKKEHPEVEVIKHVGPSKAHEKYNLTVVPAIVAEEGLIKIMGVCPSKKTMIAILKELGV; this is encoded by the coding sequence ATGGTTAAAATTGAAATATTCACTGCTGAGCCGCCATGCCCAGGTTGTTTGAAACTATTAGAATTGGCGGACAAAATCAAAAAAGAACACCCCGAAGTGGAAGTTATAAAGCATGTCGGGCCATCAAAAGCTCATGAAAAATACAATTTGACCGTTGTCCCAGCTATAGTCGCTGAAGAAGGTTTAATCAAAATAATGGGGGTTTGCCCAAGTAAAAAGACAATGATCGCAATACTAAAAGAACTAGGAGTGTAA
- a CDS encoding thioredoxin family protein: MKEVVIKIFGTTPPCQKCKLAEKIAEKMAEKFENVKIERFDALSEEGDKYGIMVTPTIVVNDNIVATGKVLSEEKMEEIIKRKLEK; encoded by the coding sequence ATGAAAGAAGTTGTAATAAAAATTTTTGGGACAACACCCCCTTGTCAAAAGTGTAAACTAGCTGAAAAAATAGCAGAGAAAATGGCTGAAAAATTCGAGAACGTTAAAATAGAAAGATTCGATGCTTTAAGCGAAGAGGGGGACAAATATGGCATAATGGTCACGCCAACTATAGTAGTGAATGACAACATAGTCGCCACGGGGAAAGTTCTTTCAGAAGAAAAAATGGAGGAAATAATCAAAAGAAAATTAGAAAAATAG
- a CDS encoding permease: MSIIQILLSGLYALGEYLSAHVLTCLVPAFFIAGAISVFLSKDAVLKYLGPQAKKVVSYGVASVSGSILAVCSCTVLPLFAGILRRGAGLGPATTFLYSGPAVNILAIVYTAAVLGYDLGVARAIGAISMSIVIGFIMATIFQEEKRANIMTTTVNEEGESNLFPKLSVFSLLILILVVGASKIALLTKSISLLAFIVLLIFCLLKWFTIEDVKEWLEETWGFFKMIFPLLLVGVFIAGILQALLPQKIVEAYLGGEGILPNFLASVIGALMYFATLTEVPIIKTLMNLGMGNGPALTLLLAGPSLSLPNMIVIGRIMGIKKTIIYITLVVIISALVGYAYGNIF; this comes from the coding sequence ATGAGCATAATACAAATCCTATTATCAGGATTATATGCCCTTGGAGAATATCTTTCAGCACATGTTCTCACCTGTTTAGTACCAGCTTTCTTCATTGCAGGTGCAATAAGCGTATTCTTATCCAAGGATGCTGTATTAAAATATTTAGGCCCACAGGCCAAAAAGGTAGTCTCTTATGGTGTTGCATCGGTTTCTGGGTCGATACTAGCAGTATGTTCTTGTACAGTGTTGCCATTATTTGCAGGTATACTCCGTAGAGGGGCTGGTCTAGGCCCTGCTACAACATTTCTTTATTCGGGTCCTGCTGTCAATATACTGGCTATCGTATACACAGCCGCTGTTTTGGGTTATGATTTGGGGGTTGCAAGAGCCATAGGGGCTATTTCAATGTCCATTGTAATCGGCTTTATCATGGCAACAATATTCCAAGAGGAAAAGAGGGCAAATATAATGACAACAACAGTCAATGAAGAAGGAGAAAGTAATTTATTCCCTAAATTATCAGTATTTTCTTTACTCATATTGATTCTAGTTGTCGGAGCGTCAAAAATCGCATTATTAACTAAGTCAATATCCCTTTTAGCCTTCATAGTCTTGTTAATCTTCTGCCTTTTAAAATGGTTTACAATAGAAGACGTAAAAGAATGGTTAGAGGAAACATGGGGATTTTTCAAGATGATATTTCCACTGCTCTTGGTAGGAGTTTTTATAGCTGGCATACTCCAAGCACTATTACCACAGAAAATAGTCGAAGCTTACCTAGGCGGTGAAGGTATTTTACCAAACTTCCTAGCGTCAGTTATAGGCGCTCTAATGTACTTCGCAACCCTCACAGAAGTCCCCATAATAAAAACATTAATGAATCTAGGAATGGGCAATGGACCAGCATTAACACTTTTACTTGCAGGTCCAAGCCTAAGCCTCCCTAACATGATAGTCATAGGAAGAATAATGGGCATCAAAAAAACGATCATATACATAACACTTGTAGTTATCATATCAGCGCTAGTAGGATACGCTTATGGGAACATATTCTAA
- a CDS encoding metallophosphoesterase family protein, giving the protein MFNNGKLVELPKKGKALVITDIHGNIDDYNQFMRIWEDFRDEENHLIQTGDLIHGMGLKNDKSIEILDSAKYKFENSKNFHLLLGNHEWSLISKTTIYKAGMNLTLNFETLLKQRFGIQWKKKLQDYIKFFKKLPVAVKTGNKVFISHAGPSNYIKGIDDIINITDAGYSENRKLFELLWNRYGDYTKEDINSFLENIGCNAIIVGHTPVRGVELIGKRQLILSSSYTRGKRAYLKLDLEKEIKNGKDLLKMVEYLD; this is encoded by the coding sequence ATGTTTAATAATGGAAAATTGGTTGAATTGCCTAAAAAAGGCAAAGCACTTGTTATTACAGATATCCATGGTAATATAGATGATTATAACCAATTTATGCGTATATGGGAAGATTTCAGGGACGAAGAGAATCATTTGATCCAGACTGGTGATCTAATCCATGGAATGGGCCTTAAAAATGATAAATCCATAGAAATATTGGATTCAGCGAAATATAAATTTGAAAATTCTAAAAATTTCCACCTCCTCCTGGGCAATCATGAATGGTCTCTCATATCTAAAACAACAATTTATAAAGCTGGTATGAATCTGACTTTAAATTTTGAAACATTACTTAAACAAAGATTCGGAATTCAATGGAAAAAGAAATTGCAAGATTACATCAAATTTTTTAAAAAGTTGCCAGTAGCTGTTAAAACTGGAAATAAAGTATTTATTAGCCATGCAGGGCCTTCAAATTATATAAAAGGGATTGATGATATAATCAACATCACTGACGCAGGTTATTCAGAAAACAGGAAATTGTTTGAACTTTTATGGAATAGGTATGGTGATTATACAAAAGAGGATATAAACTCTTTTTTGGAAAATATTGGATGTAATGCTATTATAGTGGGACATACACCCGTTAGAGGGGTTGAATTGATAGGTAAAAGACAATTGATTTTATCGTCGAGTTACACCCGGGGTAAAAGAGCATATCTTAAACTAGACCTAGAAAAGGAGATCAAAAATGGAAAAGATCTTCTAAAAATGGTTGAATATCTGGACTAG
- a CDS encoding protein kinase gives MIFKIKSDKKAEMSQILKTIKNWKFNSLISLNAVFAVISILLFIPINLYLLDSSMPEFYDPYFAYTLIVTGILLFFFNSMILYNMIHRRRLVTNHSYFNISILLFFAGLTMILGDLFSFPMMFIFTIGSFFLIIPFLLNLWIIRGYGPDLIIEGKEFDQLKRLSMKSLPFELHTYYDDPIFIGEGGFGRVFKATRKDDGKEVAIKIPKSFDKRSEKIFVSEVSNWSNLDHPNIVKLYDFKILPIPYIEMEFCEESVANLKYPFKKAVSIVHDVAKGLQYAHGKNIIHGDVKTSNILGHEGIYKISDWGLSKLKIEGSITLSGATPQYAAPEQISQEFGKADERTDIYQLGVVFYELVTGEIPFKGEMSELYSSILNIRPKPPSEINPDASMVEDIIMKCLSKNKEDRYSSMDELIEELEKFYKPEPLDSKTMKTP, from the coding sequence TTGATATTTAAAATAAAAAGTGACAAGAAAGCAGAAATGTCACAAATTTTAAAAACGATTAAAAATTGGAAATTTAACAGTTTAATCAGTTTAAACGCCGTTTTTGCGGTTATTTCAATTCTTTTATTCATCCCTATAAACTTATATTTGCTTGATAGTTCAATGCCAGAATTTTATGACCCTTATTTTGCCTATACTTTAATCGTAACTGGCATTTTACTTTTCTTCTTCAATTCTATGATATTATATAACATGATTCACAGGAGAAGACTTGTAACCAATCACTCATATTTTAATATCAGCATACTCTTGTTTTTTGCTGGTTTAACAATGATTCTTGGGGATTTATTCTCATTCCCAATGATGTTCATATTTACAATAGGCAGTTTTTTCCTAATTATTCCCTTTTTACTTAATCTGTGGATTATAAGAGGATACGGTCCAGACCTTATAATAGAAGGTAAGGAATTTGATCAACTGAAAAGATTATCAATGAAATCACTACCATTCGAGCTTCATACATACTATGATGATCCAATTTTTATCGGGGAGGGTGGATTTGGAAGAGTCTTCAAAGCCACACGTAAGGATGATGGGAAAGAAGTAGCTATTAAAATACCAAAGTCTTTTGATAAGAGATCTGAGAAGATTTTCGTATCAGAAGTTTCCAATTGGAGCAACTTGGATCATCCGAACATCGTGAAACTTTACGATTTTAAGATTCTGCCCATCCCATATATTGAAATGGAGTTCTGTGAAGAATCTGTTGCCAATTTAAAATATCCTTTTAAAAAGGCGGTTTCAATTGTCCATGATGTTGCAAAGGGGCTTCAATATGCACATGGAAAAAACATCATCCATGGGGATGTGAAAACATCCAATATATTAGGCCATGAGGGAATTTACAAGATTTCTGACTGGGGTTTAAGTAAATTAAAAATAGAGGGATCTATAACATTATCTGGGGCCACGCCACAATATGCGGCTCCTGAACAAATTTCACAAGAGTTTGGTAAAGCTGATGAGAGGACAGACATTTATCAGCTTGGTGTTGTATTTTATGAACTTGTAACAGGGGAGATACCATTCAAGGGTGAAATGTCAGAGTTATATAGTTCTATTCTTAACATTCGGCCAAAACCTCCTTCAGAGATTAATCCAGATGCAAGTATGGTTGAAGATATCATTATGAAATGCCTTTCTAAAAATAAGGAGGATAGGTATTCCTCTATGGATGAACTAATCGAGGAACTTGAAAAATTCTACAAACCTGAGCCTTTAGATTCAAAGACTATGAAAACTCCCTAA
- a CDS encoding DUF4350 domain-containing protein, which produces MPIIVIPNIFAAQDGPKVLFDETGPYGKYYTIYNLGPYGASSFATLLEYNGASVSRLTDAPLTYEKLKNYDVLILMAPGRNYTDQEINDIKKFVNNGGGLLLVGEPWGPQDGDKNYAFNKIARSFGLDFAFNEIIIDTKHNVGISRLIKTDNIKSHPITSNTSEIYYITGAYQDPGAAEVLVYSDSDSWSDHGYVTSEGESANNEIKEADEVTGPLPLISAMDYGRGRIIVIGSAQTFVNAWLYKGNAWKLGLNSVNWLADHPIPPNYKAAGLISPTLGDLSYRILTMVAFTFFYVLV; this is translated from the coding sequence ATGCCCATAATTGTCATTCCAAACATTTTCGCGGCCCAGGATGGTCCCAAGGTCCTTTTTGATGAAACAGGACCATATGGGAAATATTATACCATATATAACCTTGGACCATATGGTGCATCAAGTTTCGCTACTTTATTGGAATATAATGGAGCTAGTGTCTCCAGATTAACCGACGCGCCCTTAACTTATGAAAAACTTAAAAACTACGATGTTTTGATTTTAATGGCCCCTGGACGTAATTATACCGACCAAGAAATAAATGATATCAAAAAATTTGTAAATAACGGTGGGGGCTTACTCCTCGTGGGTGAACCTTGGGGGCCCCAAGATGGTGATAAGAATTATGCATTCAACAAAATCGCAAGAAGCTTTGGTTTAGATTTTGCATTCAACGAGATAATCATAGACACAAAACATAATGTAGGTATTTCTAGACTCATAAAAACTGATAATATCAAATCACATCCCATAACATCAAATACATCTGAGATCTATTATATTACAGGGGCTTATCAAGATCCTGGAGCGGCTGAAGTTTTAGTTTATTCTGATTCCGATTCTTGGTCTGATCATGGATATGTAACTAGTGAAGGAGAGTCAGCGAACAATGAAATAAAAGAAGCTGATGAAGTAACAGGGCCTCTTCCACTTATATCTGCCATGGATTATGGGAGAGGCAGGATAATAGTTATAGGTTCTGCGCAGACATTCGTTAATGCTTGGCTCTACAAAGGTAACGCGTGGAAACTAGGCCTTAATTCTGTTAACTGGCTTGCTGATCATCCCATCCCCCCTAACTACAAGGCCGCGGGTTTAATCTCCCCTACCCTGGGAGATTTGAGTTATAGAATCCTTACAATGGTTGCTTTCACCTTTTTTTATGTGCTGGTTTGA
- a CDS encoding FHA domain-containing protein encodes MDDGCYIEDLDTKNGTKINGNEIKGLGKIKLENQDEILVAKTLPIKYLE; translated from the coding sequence ATGGATGACGGATGCTACATCGAAGACTTAGACACAAAAAATGGGACTAAAATAAACGGAAATGAAATAAAAGGTTTAGGAAAAATAAAATTGGAGAATCAGGACGAAATATTGGTGGCGAAAACATTACCCATCAAATATTTAGAATAA
- a CDS encoding methyltransferase domain-containing protein has translation MRFDKKEFLTNKELDDLYFDLQAKIDLTQHPGGLESTKRLIDLCHITSASSVLDVGCGVGKTVCYLAKTIGCKVHGVDKNERMIKKANERAKRNKIEHLVSFIIADAQKMPFPRNHFDSIISESVTAFIEDKRKALREYVDVIKPGGYVGLNEVTWVKENPPRSLVRYLIHSANGTIPESPNSWKKLLKDSGLRNIKTEVHPFNYLNHDNESENIYKAWHRLIALYFEESSYRKHILKIMIGTWQMPDNFFDYMGYGIYVGKR, from the coding sequence ATTCGTTTTGATAAAAAGGAATTTTTAACAAATAAAGAACTTGATGACCTTTATTTTGATTTACAAGCCAAGATTGATTTAACTCAGCACCCTGGTGGTCTAGAATCAACCAAAAGGCTTATTGACTTATGTCATATAACTAGTGCTTCATCTGTTTTGGATGTTGGCTGTGGTGTGGGAAAAACTGTATGCTACCTTGCAAAAACAATAGGATGTAAGGTTCATGGCGTGGACAAAAATGAGAGGATGATCAAAAAGGCCAACGAGAGGGCAAAAAGGAATAAAATCGAACATTTAGTTAGTTTTATTATTGCAGACGCCCAGAAAATGCCGTTTCCAAGAAATCACTTCGACTCCATTATAAGTGAATCAGTAACAGCATTTATAGAAGATAAAAGAAAAGCACTAAGGGAATATGTAGATGTAATCAAACCAGGTGGATATGTGGGGCTTAACGAAGTGACCTGGGTCAAAGAAAACCCTCCAAGATCTTTGGTTAGATATTTGATCCACAGTGCCAATGGGACAATCCCAGAAAGCCCGAATAGTTGGAAAAAGTTGCTTAAAGATTCTGGATTAAGAAATATCAAGACTGAAGTCCATCCTTTCAATTATTTAAACCATGATAACGAATCTGAGAATATCTACAAGGCTTGGCACAGACTTATAGCCTTATATTTTGAAGAATCATCCTACAGAAAACACATACTAAAAATTATGATAGGAACATGGCAAATGCCTGATAATTTCTTTGATTACATGGGATATGGGATATATGTCGGCAAAAGATAA